The sequence GTTCATGCGGTGACCCACCCTGGTCACCCCCAGGTCGACGTAGTCCTCCTTGGTCAAGGCCGGCAGGTGGGAGCCATCGATCTCATGGTCCAGGAAGCGGGCCCGGTGCTCGGCCAAGCCCAGCCACTCGAGCCAGTCGGCCACGTCGAACTTGGTCCAGAAGCCCAGGGGCTTGGCGCCGAACGGCTTGTCCGGGGGCAGCGACAGCAGGCGGGTGGGCGAGAGGGAGCGGGACGCCCCCGACAGGGCCCCGCCCAGGCCCCCGGACATCCCCGGGTGGGGCGGCACAAAGACGGGGGCGAAGGGGTCCGTCGAACCGCCCGCCCCTCCGGTGGGGGAGCCGCGGATGTCAAAGAGGCCCGGGTAGAGGGGTCCAGAAGGCAGGATGGGCAGGGACGAGGGCCTGGGCGCCGGGCTGACCTTGTGCTCCGAGGCGGGCAGCAGCGAGGGGCTGGGCGCCCGGCGGAGCAGCGGCGGCCGCATCTCGAACTCCACGCCCTGGAGGTGGCGGGCGGccgtggaggaggaggaggccgaGGGGGAGGTGGCCCCCGGGGCGGCGGCGGCTGACGCGGAGACCCCCGCTCCCGTGGGGAGTGGCGGCAGAGGTGGCTTGGGCCAGTTCTGAAACAGGCTGCTGACGGGTTTGGAGAGGAGCGAGGACTGGGCGTCTTCCGAGAGTCTGGAAGGTGgcacggggtgggggggcaggggcgtGCGTGGCGGAGAACCAGGCGGAGGTCacgagagaaggagagagacacaggggcggggggagagggcagaGAGAGACGGGAAGAGATGGATGTGAGGACCGAAATGAAGGGAGCGAGAGAGAGAGGACCGGGAGAGGGTGATGGtcaagagatgaaagaaaaagagacattaagtgataataataatagccacCACTTACTGATGCTCCCGAGTGCCAAGCATTGTTCTACGAGCTTTACGTATCGCATCTCAATTTAATCCCCGCCACAGCCTCGATGCAGCTTACTATTATTAtcagcacagagaagttaagtaacttgcctaacgACACACAGCCAGAAAGTGGCAGAGCCTGGTTATATGGCATCAAATTCTGAGCTCTTAACCACTACTCTATACTGCCTTTCCGGTTATGGCCAGTTACAGCAGAGTGAAGACGGGGAGACAGTGAGGGAGAACAAAAAGAGGATGAGCGTCCGGGGGAGAGAGATGGAAGGGcacagggacagagagagagagagaaggagatgaaggagagaagaaacaAGGGGAGAAGAGGTCCCCCTCATCCCGTTGGCTTCCTCCAGCAcggtcctgcctcagggcctttgcactggctgctACCTTGGCTGCATCTCCCCCCAGGGGCGCCTCCTTCCAGGCCCTGCTCAACTTGCCGGCTATTTGGGAGACCCCCTCTAGCCGGCCCATTTCTTCTTCAGGTTCTATTTGGTTCActatctccccaccccaccccccactagaCTAGGTGCTGCCTTGCCCACGGGGGTCCCCATCACGCAGCACACCTAACAGAGTAGGTGACCAGCCGATCGTCGGGACACCTGTTGGTGGATCTCGACATCCTCTCGTCTACCCAGAACACTTAAGGACAACCCGTGAGCTCACTAAGGTCCAAAGACCTGGCCCCGCCCGGCTCGCGCCTCCACCATAGACTCAGACCCACAGCAGAACCGGAGAGAGCTGCCACGTGGACAGGGGGTTTCAAAGCTCTCCACTCCCTCTCTGTGTGTTTGCATCAGACACAGGACTCTACTCTCCCCAACACTAGGAGGCTCCCGTGGCCGGGAGCTGCATCCGTGGCGATGCCGGCCCGCCAGCCGCTTCGCGGAATCTCCGCGGCCGCCCGTATTTGCCCAGGCTGCTGCGAGAagcccttctcctcctcctgtcGCGTTTTAACAGTGGCCCACGAGGCGGGAGCTGGGCCCTCCCCCTTCTACGGAGAGGCAGGTGCCTCTGCCTGAGGTCGCCCGGCGAGAAAGCCCAGGGCCGGGGCGGGAGCCCAGGAAGCGGCTCGGGAAGCCCCACGTGTCACCAGTGGGCTCGCAAGCCCAGCGCCTGGACTCGGGCTGGGTTCCCGGGGCCGGGAGATTTCAGAGACTGAGCAGCCCGGCGAGGAAAGAGAGGCCAGGGGTTCCGCTGCCACTGCTTTCGTCAGGAGCTCTCGGTTGGCCAGGGGACCAGGGTTGTCGTGGTGATGGGAAAGGACAGAAGCGAGGGGTAGAGGCGAGTCTAAAGCATTCGCCAAGGCCTGCTTCTCCGCCACTCCAGAGCCTAAGGGGGCACGGCGCCGGGGGAGGTAGAGTCTGGTTCCCACCAAATCTGCGCCCTTGGCCTCCcctgccagcccccagcccctgcttaCCTCTGCCGCTGCAGGGAGGAGGTCCTCTCGGGGACGTAGCCGGCTCCGCCGTGGTGGCTGTCCCCGCTTCCCCCGCCGCCTCCCCGGGCCCAGGGCAGAGCCCCGCCGGCCGCCGAGGAGCCCCCGAACTGCTGGAGCTTGGAGCTGAGCTCGCTGATGATGCTGGCTTTCACCGAGGCCAGGGCCGAGGCCTGCGGCGCGGCCAGGGGCCCGGgcaggggcggcggcggcgggcccgGGCCCTCCTCCCAGGGCAGCAGCTTCCGCGGCAGGGAGGAGGCGGTGGCCGGCAAGGGCAGGGGCGGGCCTTCGGGCTCCCCGGGCGCCGGCGCCCCGGCCGCGCCCACCGGCGAGGGCCCGGCGCAGCCACTCAGGGCGAGCAGCCCGTCCGTGCCGGCCCCTGTCACCGACACGGTGGGGCTGGTGGGGGTGACGGGGTCCCGCAGTCCCCCGCCGGGGCCGGGCCGCAGGCCTCCGCTGCCGCCCAGGGCCCGGCCCCGCAGCTTCGAGGGGGTCATGAGCTGCGGAGGGTACGGGGGGCCCGGGGCCCCCGCACCCCCGAAGGCCTGCCCGTCCAGGTAGGCCACGTAGGTGTCCAGAAGCTCCGGGCCGCCGGCGCCGGCCCCGCCCTCGGCAGACAGGCTGCTCAGGGTGGACGCGCTGCTGATGGTCTCCAGCGGGTGGTCGCTGCTGCTGCGACTGTCCACCTCCTCGATGCCGGAGTCCGTGCCCGGCGGGGGCTCCGGGccgggcggcggggcggcgggggccggggcggcgggggccggcGGGCCCGAGGGGGGCGCGTCCCCCGGCGCCGCGGGGGCGCCCTGGGTCAGCGTGGCCACCTCACTGTCGTAGGACGTCAGGCTGGACGCGGTGGAGTCCAGGGCGggaggggcggcggcggcggcggccgggggcgGCCCGGCGGGCAGCGGGGCGGCGGGCACGGGCGGGTCGGGCAGCGGGTGGGGAGGCCCGGGCGTGAGGGGCGACTCGGGCTTCTCGAAGCTGTTGGAGAACTCgagcggcggcggcagcggctcCACGAAGAGGAACTCTCCGTCTTCCACGTCCACCGAGGGCGCGGGGGGCGGCAGGACCAGCAGCGGCAGCCCGTTCTCCTCGCCGCCCCGCGGGGAGGTGGGCGAGGGGGGCCCGGAGCGGCGGGGGCTGGGCGGCGGGACCCCCGGCCCGTCCTCGGCGGGGGCCCGCGCGCCGCCCCGCGGCTGGCAGTTCTCCAGGAACCGCACGTGCAGCGGCAGGCGCTCGGGCTCGTCGGGGGCGCCCGCCCTCCAGGCCTTGGCGacgccggggtggggggggcgcgGGCTCGGGCCCCAGCTGCAGCAGGAGGGGCCCGACGCCGGGGGCCGCGGGGGGCAGGCGGTGCAGCAGCGAGCGGCGCGCGGCGGGCGGGCTGGCGGGCAGGGCCTTCTCCTGGCTGCCCAGGCCGGCCCGGTAGCCCAGCTCGCGGCGCGCGGGGTCCGGGGGCGCGGCCCCCCACAGGCGCAGCACGGGCTCGTGGTGCGCGTGCGGCGAGTGGTGgtgcggcgggggcggcggggcctcGTAGCGGGGCgacgggggccggggcggggcctggggccccGCGCCGCCCTCCGACGACTCCTTGAGCGCGCGCTCGCGGGCGGCCAGGGCCAGGCCGAGCGGGGAGGCCGGGTCCAGGGCCTTGCCGGTCAGCGGGTGGACCAGGGGCCGCGGCGGCAGGAAGCTGGTGAAGGCGCTGCTGCCCCCGCTGCCCGCGTAGGCGCGGCCGCCCGCCGCGTAGCCCGCGTAGCCCCCCGCGCCCGCGGCGCCGCCCGCCTCCAGCCGCAGGTAGGGCTCGGCCGTGAACATGCCTTCGTCGATGGACTTGGAGTGGCGCAGCCGGGGGCCCGGCGCCGCGCCCGCGCCCAGCGCGCCGTCGCCGCCGTCCTCGTCGCCCGCGTCCGTGGACAGGAAGAGCGTGGACCTGCGGCGGGCCTCGTTCTGCCAGCCCCCCTCCCTGCGCGCCGCGCCCACCAGGGCGGCCCCGAACTGGCTGGTGAAGTCGAGGGTGGCGGGGCCGCTGGGCGAGGCCGGGGCGGCCACGGGCGAGGGGGCGGGCGGCCCGGGCGACagggcgggcgcggggccgggcggcGAGGCGCCGGCGCCGGGCGCGCTCTCGGGCTGGCCGGGGGGCTCGGCCTCCGTGCTGCTGCCCTGGCTGCTGCGGCCGCTGCTGCTGGTGGACGGGGCCTTGATGATGATGGTCGGGATGGGGATGGAGTTCTtctcggcggcggcggcgggcggcggcggcggcggctgcgggGAGGCCGGGGACGCgggcgcgggggcgggcgggaggccgCCCGCGCCCTTCTGCGGCTCGCCCTCCACCTTGGTCTGCTTGACCAGGGGGCCCTTGCGGCCGCGGCCCGAGCGCGCCGGCACGTACATGGCGGCGCTGGCCGCCCGCGGGGGCAGCTGGAAGTAGCGCAGCGCGGGGCCCTGCGCGGagccgccgcccgcgccgccgtgGTGCGACGGCGACGGGGCCCCCGGCGTCGGGCTCGGCCCGCCGCCCCGCCAGCCGCGCAGGCTGGGCTGGGGCCCCAGCgccaggcggggcggggggtcGTCGGGGGCGCCGCCCGTCTCCATCTCGGGGGGGTGCGGGGGGTGCGCGTGGTGGTGGTGCGGCTGCGGGGTGGGcgcgtggtggtggtggtggtgcggCGGGTGGTGGTGGGCCGGGGGCAGGGGCCCGCCGTGGTACAGGCTCTTCTCCCGGCCCCCGACCCGCGTGTCGGGAGGGGAGGGCCCATCGAAGGAGGAGGGCGACGAGGCCGGCAGCGGCCCTCCCGAGCCGGGGTTGAAGGGGCCTCCCCGCGGGGACAGGGGCAGGCGGCCGGAGGAGGAGGGGGCCGGGGGGGTGCTGTAGGGCGGCTCCGGGGGGGACGTGGTGGGCGGCGGGGGGATGTCCTCGGAGCCCGGCACCGACAGGCTGCGGCTGAACTTCATGGCGGGCGGAGCTAGGTAGGGTCTCTCGTCCTCCGCAGCCCCTGCGGGAACACGGAGGGTGGCGGAGGGGCGCGGAGCAGAGGCCGGGGAGGTTCTGCCTGCCCCTCTACCCCCAGGGAACCACAATAGCGAAAGACTAAGAAAAACAGTGGCGCCCAGGATACGCTAAGTGTAAGTATCCCCGGCTGGAATAAACCCAAGTGAGCGTCATCCGGTCGTGCGCGTCGTGCACTGCGCCAGGGCAGACGGCAGAGGGGGCCGGCGGTGGCTGAAACTCAGCTGAACTTCCCGGCCAAGCCCGGAGGGGGCGCCTCTTTCTATGCAGGTGGTGGCTTGGTTACCAGTAAACTAACCGGCTTTGAGCTGGGAAGGGATCACTAGGTTTTAATTCAGGTAGTGACAGATTTCTTTTCATGTGTATTCAGAAAAGAAATGTAATTAGCACATCAAACCCGTGATTCCACAGCTATAACTGATTTGGATGAGCGTTTAAAAGAGGGAGCTGATTGACAGAAAAGTATTAGGTGAACGACAAGATGCAGGCAGACCTCCCTGTGCTGGGGATGTGGGGAGTCTGGGGAAAGGGGGTCCACCTGACAAAACGAGCGCTCTGCAGAAGACGCCCACGTGGCTTTCTGTCTCTGGCCCCGTCCTCGCCAGCAGCACCTGGGTATCCCTGAGCACCTCAAACTCAGCAGGCCCTGGGATGAGCTCCCAATCCACCCCCCCATAGGCTCCCCCACTCCATGGTTTCCCCCATCTCAGAAAACGGCAGCTCTGTCCTAGCCCATCGAGCCCCAAACCCTGGAGGCGTCCTGACGCGTGTTCACCCGTGCAGCACCCATCTGCAGTCCGTCAGCAAATCCTGTCTGCAGAACGCTCCCAGAACCCAAGCCCTCCTCACCCCTCCACAGCCGCCAGCCGGTCCAGCTGATTCCCACCCTCACTGGCCTCCTGGCGATCTGGATCCAAGCAGTCGGGCCCCACGCGGCCACCCGAGGGCGCCCGTGAGCGCCTAAATCAGCCGGCCTCCCTCAGCTCAGAAGGGAAGTCCAAGTCCTCCCCGTGGGGCCCCAGGCCTGCAGCGTCTGCCCCTCGTCTTCCTCCCTGCCCTcacctcctgccctctccccctcAAACGTGGCGGCTCTGGCCACGCGGCCCCCTTGCCGTTCCTTAAACACTGCAGGcctgctcctgcctcagggcctttgcactgctCTTCCCGCTGCCTGGAACCCTCTTCCTTTCGTCGTCCCCAGGGCTCGCCCCCTTCATCTCCACGTTCCAGCTCAAACCTCCCCAGGCACTCCCAGTCTCCCTCGCTTGActctacttttttcctttttctccctcgCACTTGCCACTGCTAATGGACGACACCCTGCTCTTCTCGTTTGTTATTCCtgccatctgttttctgtcttctctgCTAGGCTGTAAGCCATGGGGAGAGGGCTCTTTATTCTGTTTTGCTCACTGATGTACCCCAGCAGTCAAGGGCCGCACCTGCCACGGGGTTGGTGGGCAGTAAAGGTTTTGTGGAGTGGCCCGGACCAAGAAGGAACCAGGGCATGCGGCAGGGACATTGGCTCCCTGTGTCCCGGTGGGGGTGCCAATGCCCCATAAtctagatgaggaagctgaggcacagagaagtgaaGCAGCCTGCCCCGGGTCACacagcttggggggggggggttggtaaAAGAGGAGGCAGGCTGAAAGCCAGGCTTGGCCGGCTCCGAGGCCTGCTCTCTCTGGACCGATCGAGGGTACCGCGGCCACGTCGGGAAGCAGATGAGGACATGCGCACGCCCTCCCCATCGCCCCATAAACTCTCACCCTCCCGGGCTTCCGTGCAGTGCCGCcgccccctctccctgccagcCCCGTGACATACCGATAGATTTTTGCCGGAGCATCAGCCCAGGTCCCGGGGGCAGGTAAGACGGACGTTCATAACTTGGCTGGGAGCGGTGGTGGGGATCGAAGCTCGACTTTGGGGGTGACAGGCAAGGAGGAGAGAAAAGACAGCAGGAAACGGTCAGTCGGGGCGCGGAGGCTGGCAGCAGCTCCTCTGCGCAGCCAGGCCCTCGCCTTGGGGGAGCTGGCTCCGCGCCTCTGCGGAGAGAGAGGGGG is a genomic window of Dasypus novemcinctus isolate mDasNov1 chromosome 18, mDasNov1.1.hap2, whole genome shotgun sequence containing:
- the SHANK1 gene encoding LOW QUALITY PROTEIN: SH3 and multiple ankyrin repeat domains protein 1 (The sequence of the model RefSeq protein was modified relative to this genomic sequence to represent the inferred CDS: deleted 1 base in 1 codon); the encoded protein is MPHSPASSEEEEHPSASECPEGGSESDSSPDGPGRGPRGPRSSGPPGSLASTRGPQGRSMSVPDDAHFSMMVFRIGIPDLHQTKCLRFNPDATIWTAKQQILCALSESLQDVLNYGLFQPATSGRDANFLEEERLLREYPQSFEKGVPYLEFRYKTRVYKQTNLDEKQLAKLHTKTGLKKFLEYVQLGTSDKVARLLDKGLDPNYHDSDSGETPLTLAAQTEGSVEVIRTLCLGGAHIDFRARDGMTALHKAACARHCLALTALLDLGGSPNYKDRRGLTPLFHTAMVGGDPRCCELLLYNRAQLGIADENGWQETHQACQRGHSQHLEHLLFYGAEPGAQNASGNTALHICALYNKETCARILLYRGANKDVKNNNGQTPFQVAVIAGNFELGELIRNHREQDVVPFQESPKYAARQRGAQGAGLTVPPTLLRANSDTSMALPDWMVFSASGTAPAGAPGPPPGPQGPPQASAPSAKLSSGTLRSASSPRGARARSPSRGRHPEEAKRQPRGRPSSSGTPREGPAGGPGGSLGSRGRRRKLYSAVPGRSFMAVKSYQAQAEGEISLSKGEKIKVLSIGEGGFWEGQVKGRVGWFPSDCLEEVANRSQEGKSESRSDKAKRLFRHYTVGSYDSFDAPSLVDGIGPGSDYIIKEKTVLLQKKDSEGFGFVLRGAKAQTPIEEFTPTPAFPALQYLESVDEGGVAWRAGLRMGDFLIEVNGQNVVKVGHRQVVNMIRQGGNTLMVKVVMVTRHPDMDEAAHKKAPQQAKRLPPPAISLRSKSMTSELEEMVSPWRKKSEYEQQPAPVPSMEKKRTVYQMALNKLDEILAAAQQTISASESPAPGGLASLGKHRPKGFFATESSFDPHHRSQPSYERPSYLPPGPGLMLRQKSIGAAEDERPYLAPPAMKFSRSLSVPGSEDIPPPPTTSPPEPPYSTPPAPSSSGRLPLSPRGGPFNPGSGGPLPASSPSSFDGPSPPDTRVGGREKSLYHGGPLPPAHHHPPHHHHHHAPTPQPHHHHAHPPHPPEMETGGAPDDPPPRLALGPQPSLRGWRGGGPSPTPGAPSPSHHGGAGGGSAQGPALRYFQLPPRAASAAMYVPARSGRGRKGPLVKQTKVEGEPQKGAGGLPPAPAPASPASPQPPPPPPAAAAEKNSIPIPTIIIKAPSTSSSGRSSQGSSTEAEPPGQPESAPGAGASPPGPAPALSPGPPAPSPVAAPASPSGPATLDFTSQFGAALVGAARREGGWQNEARRRSTLFLSTDAGDEDGGDGALGAGAAPGPRLRHSKSIDEGMFTAEPYLRLEAGGAAGAGGYAGYAAGGRAYAGSGGSSAFTSFLPPRPLVHPLTGKALDPASPLGLALAARERALKESSEGGAGPQAPPRPPSPRYEAPPPPPHHHSPHAHHEPVLRLWGAAPPDPARRELGYRAGLGSQEKALPASPPAARRSLLHRLPPAAPGVGPLLLQLGPEPAPPHPGVAKAWRAGAPDEPERLPLHVRFLENCQPRGGARAPAEDGPGVPPPSPRRSGPPSPTSPRGGEENGLPLLVLPPPAPSVDVEDGEFLFVEPLPPPLEFSNSFEKPESPLTPGPPHPLPDPPVPAAPLPAGPPPAAAAAAPPALDSTASSLTSYDSEVATLTQGAPAAPGDAPPSGPPAPAAPAPAAPPPGPEPPPGTDSGIEEVDSRSSSDHPLETISSASTLSSLSAEGGAGAGGPELLDTYVAYLDGQAFGGAGAPGPPYPPQLMTPSKLRGRALGGSGGLRPGPGGGLRDPVTPTSPTVSVTGAGTDGLLALSGCAGPSPVGAAGAPAPGEPEGPPLPLPATASSLPRKLLPWEEGPGPPPPPLPGPLAAPQASALASVKASIISELSSKLQQFGGSSAAGGALPWARGGGGGSGDSHHGGAGYVPERTSSLQRQRLSEDAQSSLLSKPVSSLFQNWPKPPLPPLPTGAGVSASAAAAPGATSPSASSSSTAARHLQGVEFEMRPPLLRRAPSPSLLPASEHKVSPAPRPSSLPILPSGPLYPGLFDIRGSPTGGAGGSTDPFAPVFVPPHPGMSGGLGGALSGASRSLSPTRLLSLPPDKPFGAKPLGFWTKFDVADWLEWLGLAEHRARFLDHEIDGSHLPALTKEDYVDLGVTRVGHRMNIDRALKFFLER